The following proteins are encoded in a genomic region of Mycolicibacterium confluentis:
- a CDS encoding TetR/AcrR family transcriptional regulator — MRRSPNPEQRRRTLCDAAIQLLADDGVKSATHLKVDRKAGLPDGTTSFYFRTSSALLRAVAERIAELDLKDLTAATRRTDPSSQPSGLATLVFRSVNGARLTRTKARNELALQSPRDPELAKALRRYTDDFTALIRDAVVRLQPEGADVDAALIDAQTYTVQMFIGGVMLACASGDRRFHTATELDSLISGIVRGVGEESSANFRDSL, encoded by the coding sequence ATGCGACGAAGCCCCAACCCCGAGCAGCGCCGCCGGACGCTGTGCGACGCGGCGATCCAGCTGCTGGCCGACGACGGCGTCAAGAGTGCGACGCACCTGAAGGTGGATCGCAAGGCAGGCCTGCCCGACGGCACCACGTCCTTCTACTTCCGCACCAGTTCGGCACTGCTTCGCGCGGTCGCCGAGCGCATCGCCGAGTTGGACCTCAAGGACCTGACTGCGGCGACCCGCCGCACCGACCCGTCCTCGCAGCCGTCGGGCCTGGCCACCCTGGTGTTCCGCTCGGTCAACGGGGCGCGCCTGACCAGAACCAAAGCGCGCAACGAACTGGCGCTACAGAGCCCGCGGGATCCCGAACTGGCCAAAGCCCTGCGCCGCTACACCGACGACTTCACGGCGTTGATCCGTGATGCGGTCGTGCGACTGCAGCCCGAAGGTGCCGACGTCGACGCCGCGCTCATCGACGCCCAGACCTACACCGTCCAGATGTTCATTGGCGGCGTGATGCTCGCCTGCGCGTCCGGGGACCGGAGGTTCCACACCGCCACCGAACTCGACTCGCTGATCTCCGGGATCGTTCGCGGCGTCGGGGAGGAAAGTTCGGCCAATTTCCGCGATTCTCTATAA